Within Microterricola gilva, the genomic segment TGGCCTCGGCGATCTCGCTGTGCCCCTGCACCGTCAGGAAGCCGGTCTCCGGGGTGTAGAACTCGCGGAAGACCGTCTCGACGAACTCGGGGTTGCTCTGCTGTTCCGGCGAGAAGCTCTTCCGGGCCTGGTACAGGCGGTGCATGTGCATGTGGCAGTGCGTCCGGGTGAGGGCATCAGCCAGATAGGCGCTTCCCGAGGTGCGCGCGACGAGCTCGTGGAAGCGGGCGTCGTGCCTGCCGAGCTCCGCATAGGCGGCATCGAAGTCGGAGGCGTCCACCTGACGGGCACCGTCCAGTTCGGCCAGGATCGCGGCGGCGTCGTCCTCGGTGTGCACGACAGCGGCACGCGATGCGGCCCACGGCTCGATGAGCGCCCGGAAACGGAACAGGTCATCGACCTGTTCCGGTGTCAGCAGCGGTGTCGCCGTGTAGCCGCGCAGCGCCTTCTTGACGACGAGATCCTCGGACTCCAACCGGGCGAGTGCCTCGCGCACCGGGGTCTGTGACACATCGAGGTCGCGGGCGAGGGCGTCGATGTTGATGTGCTCGCCCGGGGCGATCTGGTGATCGAG encodes:
- a CDS encoding GntR family transcriptional regulator, which codes for MEFRAVDAPRQGWHAMAGKATGSGNASRRPSRAVLSDETHDAIMELILDHQIAPGEHINIDALARDLDVSQTPVREALARLESEDLVVKKALRGYTATPLLTPEQVDDLFRFRALIEPWAASRAAVVHTEDDAAAILAELDGARQVDASDFDAAYAELGRHDARFHELVARTSGSAYLADALTRTHCHMHMHRLYQARKSFSPEQQSNPEFVETVFREFYTPETGFLTVQGHSEIAEAIFARDADRAGALMLDHIEGSRIRNSSAIQLLGGR